The segment CATATCATCTTTCTGGGTTCGCAGAAAGAAAGAACAGGTAAATTTGTTATCTTTGGGAGAGTTAATAGAACTCCCCTTAATTCTTTATTCTAATAAAGAAATTCATTATTGCTGTAAAAAAATCCCCTCCGTAATGGAGGGGATTTCCGTATTGCCCGGGAAGGGACTTGAACCCACATGAGCGTTTGCTCACAAGATCCTGAATCTTGCGCGTCTACCAATTCCGCCACCCGGGCTTAATTCGTGACCAATATTTTACCTTATCCGCGCTTTTTTATCAAATTATTGAACGGTTATCGCCGATTCTTCTGCGATTACCGTATCCCTGACGAACTTTATCAGGTCTATCTGTAATTATGTCTGAATTAACCCCGCGCATTGGGTGAAAATTAGACAGAACCGGAAAGGGTCTTTATAATAAGAACGTATCATATCGATTCTTTTCCGAGGTGTATCATGGACGACGCAAAAATCAAAGAAATTAAAACCGCCGAGCTCGACGCGCAGAAGATTATCGATGACGCAAAGGTCGAATACTCGCGGATTCTCCATTCCGCCGGAGAGGAGGGTTTGATTCTCCTCGACACCGAAAAGAAAAAGGTTAAAGACGAGTGCCGCGCCCTGACCGACCGTTACCGGAAGGAAGGCGAAACCGAGGCGCAGACTATTCTGTCCCAGCTCGAAGCGCAGAAGAAATCGATCACCGATAAATCGGCGGGCGCAAAGACCCGCGCGGCCGAGTATCTTATCAACCAACTGAAGGGTAAATATGGCAGTCGTTGAGATGCGTAAGCTCTCGCTGACTGTCCACGACAGTTCGCGGGGGAACCTGATTACCGATCTCCAGAAAGCGGGATGTGTTCACCTGTCCCAGACTGAAGAGAACCCGCCCGACGATGAAGCAGGCACCGGTCTGACCCCTATCCCGGTCGATGTCGAGGATCTCGATTCTCTGATCGCCGAGCTGGAGGATTCGATCAACTTTATCGAGTCGCAGGTCCCCGCTCCCAAGAAGGGATTCCTCGCCAAATTATCCGAGCTTCCTCCGTCGGTCACTATCGAAAAGATGGAAGAAGTCTATAAGAAATTTAATCTGAACATGAATCTCCGTGAAATAAAAACAATCGAGAAAAAGTATAAAGACGCCCAGACTAAGCTGAACGGTTTGCTGAAGGAGAAGGAAGACCTCCTACAATGGGGCGAGGCGGGAATCGATCTGGATGTGCTTAACGGGAAAAGCCCGTTCGTCGATGGATTGACCGGATATATTCCGAAGGCCGTCGAAGCGATTATTATGGAAAACATATCGAATATTTCCCCGTATATCGAAGTATTCAAATCCTTCGAGACTACGAGCGATACATTCCTCTATATCGTTTACCTCAAATCGGAGAAGAGCGCCGTGATGGACGCCCTCCGCGATCTCGGGTTTGCGCCGATATCCCTTTCCATGCGCACCGGCACTGTTTCGCAGGCGCTCGAAGCTATCGACGATGAAATCGTCATCGTATCCGGCAACATCGAGATTTACCGTTCGTTTATCATCGATTATTCCGATTATCTGGATAAATTCCGCATTATTTTCGACTATCTCCTGATCAAGAAACAGCGTCTCGACGCGGAACGCAAGGGTATCAAGTCCTCGTCCGTCTCGTTCTATACGGGGTGGTTCCCGCATAAGTACGAGAAACAGATACGCGATACGCTCGCGAAGTATGACGATACCGATTTTATGATAGAGCTGCCGTCCCCCGAAGACGGCGAGAACGTACCGGTCATGCTCAACAATCCGTCGTTCGCGAAACCCTACGAGACGATTACGACTATGTACGGGCTTCCGGTCTACGGCCAGAGCTTCGACCCGACCGCGCACCTCACGCCGTTTTATTTCGTATTCTTCGGCGTATGTCTCGCGGACTTCTTCTACGGGCTGATTATGCTGCTCGCGTTCGGTTTCCTAGCGTTCAAGTCCCGCAAGAACCCCGGCACCAGCCGTTTTATGTCGCTTCTCGCGCTCGGCGGGCTTTCGTCGATGATATTCGGGGTGCTTCTCGGCTCCTTCTTCGGCGACCTGTTCGTAAATTATATCCATGTTGACCTGATTGCGGGTACGGGCCTTATCAACGCGATGAAATCCCCGATGCTCGTGCTGTATTTCGCGCTGATATTCGGCGCGGTGCACCTTCTGTACGGTATCACGCTGAAATTTTTAACGATGCTGAAAACGAATGTCATAGAAGCTATCTTCGAAAAACTCTCGTGGATCATTTTCCTCAGCGGGTTTTTCGGATGGGCGGTGTTCAGCTGGATGACCGATATGGTAAACAAATCGCTCGTCCGGGCGGTTGTCGAACCGGGCAACCTGATCACGTCGGTGCCCGCTCTCGACGCTCTGGGGATGAATATTATTTCCGGGCTGA is part of the Brevinematales bacterium genome and harbors:
- a CDS encoding V-type ATP synthase subunit I, which codes for MAVVEMRKLSLTVHDSSRGNLITDLQKAGCVHLSQTEENPPDDEAGTGLTPIPVDVEDLDSLIAELEDSINFIESQVPAPKKGFLAKLSELPPSVTIEKMEEVYKKFNLNMNLREIKTIEKKYKDAQTKLNGLLKEKEDLLQWGEAGIDLDVLNGKSPFVDGLTGYIPKAVEAIIMENISNISPYIEVFKSFETTSDTFLYIVYLKSEKSAVMDALRDLGFAPISLSMRTGTVSQALEAIDDEIVIVSGNIEIYRSFIIDYSDYLDKFRIIFDYLLIKKQRLDAERKGIKSSSVSFYTGWFPHKYEKQIRDTLAKYDDTDFMIELPSPEDGENVPVMLNNPSFAKPYETITTMYGLPVYGQSFDPTAHLTPFYFVFFGVCLADFFYGLIMLLAFGFLAFKSRKNPGTSRFMSLLALGGLSSMIFGVLLGSFFGDLFVNYIHVDLIAGTGLINAMKSPMLVLYFALIFGAVHLLYGITLKFLTMLKTNVIEAIFEKLSWIIFLSGFFGWAVFSWMTDMVNKSLVRAVVEPGNLITSVPALDALGMNIISGLMITGAVMIMLNAFRKGKKTVMGFIGSFFGGIYSLYGTSAFVSDILSYARLLALGLSGSIIANVFNMLSFMLRDSIGGIAGMIVTVIFLIIGHSFNLVLSAFGAFVHSLRLQFVEFFSKFLESGGTPYEPLHEEGVYYRVTPANEIK